A part of Microbacterium atlanticum genomic DNA contains:
- a CDS encoding amidohydrolase family protein, which yields MTTDVHAHLLLPALHAEVERRAPELVAEAADLERRRNGVESLQASGAMVGARIPQLTDVGARLAAMDAQGIDRQWVSVSPNHFYPWAPEGLAVWVAMETNRLIAAHVAQAPDRLTGLGVVPLQHPERIVEYLDDAVLGRGLAGVEISSFAGDVELSDERLEPFWARAAELGCVVFLHPFGCSLDERLDRFYLSNTVGQPTENAVALSHLIFGGVLDRHPDLKIVAAHGGGYLPFAIGRSDRAWHVRPEARRCAHAPSTYLKKLWFDTVVHDPVALRHLVEVAGGSRVLLGSDFPFDMGLDDPVSFVRGADLPPEITERILAGNAEGLLRTRVHA from the coding sequence ATGACCACCGACGTCCACGCGCACCTGCTCCTGCCCGCCCTGCACGCCGAGGTGGAGCGGCGGGCTCCCGAGCTCGTCGCGGAGGCTGCCGATCTCGAACGCCGCCGCAACGGCGTCGAGAGCCTGCAGGCCTCGGGCGCCATGGTGGGAGCGCGCATCCCGCAGCTCACCGACGTCGGCGCGCGCCTCGCGGCCATGGACGCCCAGGGGATCGACCGGCAGTGGGTGAGCGTGTCGCCGAACCACTTCTACCCGTGGGCACCCGAAGGCCTTGCGGTGTGGGTGGCGATGGAGACCAACCGCCTCATCGCCGCGCATGTCGCCCAGGCGCCCGACCGCCTCACCGGGCTGGGCGTCGTGCCGCTGCAGCACCCCGAGCGGATCGTCGAGTATCTCGACGACGCCGTGCTCGGACGCGGCCTCGCGGGCGTGGAGATCTCGTCGTTCGCCGGCGACGTCGAGCTGTCGGACGAGCGTCTCGAGCCGTTCTGGGCGCGGGCCGCCGAGCTCGGGTGCGTCGTCTTCCTGCACCCGTTCGGCTGCAGCCTCGACGAGCGCCTCGACCGGTTCTACCTCTCCAACACCGTCGGCCAGCCGACCGAGAACGCGGTCGCCCTGTCGCACCTGATCTTCGGCGGCGTGCTGGACCGGCACCCCGACCTCAAGATCGTGGCCGCCCACGGCGGGGGCTACCTGCCCTTCGCGATCGGCCGGTCGGACCGCGCGTGGCACGTGCGGCCCGAGGCGCGTCGCTGCGCGCACGCACCGTCGACCTACCTGAAGAAGCTGTGGTTCGACACCGTCGTGCACGACCCGGTGGCGCTGCGACACCTCGTGGAAGTCGCCGGGGGTTCGCGGGTGCTGCTGGGCAGCGACTTCCCGTTCGACATGGGACTCGACGACCCGGTGTCGTTCGTGCGCGGGGCGGACCTGCCGCCCGAGATCACCGAGCGCATCCTCGCCGGCAACGCCGAGGGACTGCTGCGCACGCGGGTCCACGCATGA
- a CDS encoding FAD-dependent monooxygenase, with translation MTAVRKVAIAGSGVAGLAAAIQLAKAGVEVDIFEAKPELSALGSGISLQGNALRVFDALGAWDDIRAAGYAFEGLNLRAPGPGAPIVAELPDLKTGGPDYPSSMGMPRPDLARILLEHAQKAGANVRFGAQITGLDARADDAVEVSVNGESVGEYDLLIGADGLNSKVRDLIGIETKPEPTGMGIWRAFVSRPADVTSTELYYGGPMYIAGYTPTGEDSMYAFLVEKAQDRFGVSDEEASRIMLEESRAYDGPWNAIRADLEAGAHANYTWFTKHLVEEPWNRGRVVIIGDAAHSCPPTIAQGAAQGLEDALVLTELLTGRDAVDQQLWDDFHARRLPRAKAVVEASVQLGQWQLDGVRDADTGGLIFGLAQMTAQPA, from the coding sequence ATGACCGCAGTTCGCAAGGTCGCCATCGCCGGAAGCGGCGTCGCCGGACTCGCCGCCGCCATCCAGCTCGCCAAGGCCGGGGTCGAGGTGGACATCTTCGAGGCCAAGCCCGAGCTCAGCGCGCTCGGCTCCGGCATCTCCCTGCAGGGCAATGCCCTGCGCGTCTTCGACGCCCTCGGCGCGTGGGACGACATCCGCGCCGCGGGGTACGCCTTCGAGGGCCTGAACCTCCGCGCCCCCGGACCAGGCGCCCCGATCGTCGCCGAGCTTCCCGACCTCAAGACGGGCGGCCCCGACTATCCCTCGAGCATGGGGATGCCGCGCCCCGATCTCGCGCGCATCCTGCTGGAGCACGCGCAGAAGGCGGGCGCGAACGTGCGCTTCGGGGCGCAGATCACCGGCCTCGATGCGCGCGCCGACGACGCCGTCGAGGTCAGCGTGAACGGCGAGTCCGTCGGCGAGTACGATCTGCTGATCGGCGCCGACGGGCTGAACTCGAAGGTGCGCGATCTCATCGGGATCGAGACCAAGCCCGAGCCGACGGGCATGGGCATCTGGCGGGCGTTCGTCAGCCGGCCCGCGGACGTGACGAGCACGGAGCTGTACTACGGCGGGCCCATGTACATCGCCGGGTACACGCCGACCGGCGAAGACAGCATGTACGCGTTCCTGGTCGAGAAGGCGCAGGACCGGTTCGGGGTGTCGGACGAGGAGGCCAGCCGCATCATGCTCGAGGAGTCCCGCGCCTACGACGGGCCGTGGAACGCGATCCGCGCCGACCTGGAGGCGGGTGCGCACGCGAACTACACGTGGTTCACCAAGCACCTGGTCGAGGAGCCGTGGAACCGCGGCCGCGTCGTGATCATCGGCGACGCCGCGCATTCCTGCCCTCCGACGATCGCGCAGGGTGCGGCGCAGGGACTCGAGGACGCCCTCGTGCTCACCGAGCTGCTGACCGGTCGTGACGCCGTCGACCAGCAGCTGTGGGACGACTTCCACGCGCGACGCCTGCCGCGCGCGAAGGCCGTGGTGGAGGCATCCGTCCAGCTCGGCCAGTGGCAGCTCGACGGCGTCCGGGATGCGGACACCGGCGGTCTGATCTTCGGCCTCGCGCAGATGACGGCGCAGCCGGCATGA